From the genome of Vicia villosa cultivar HV-30 ecotype Madison, WI linkage group LG2, Vvil1.0, whole genome shotgun sequence, one region includes:
- the LOC131650874 gene encoding uncharacterized protein LOC131650874 produces MDANTRILIYISSDTSADNSGQSDEDLQFDSEDHFLDNCGQSDEDLQFDSEDHFLDNFGQSDEDLLFDSEDDEYACETSKLVPSERKSLPRKHVIEKPKSCFAAINHSNIKLVYLKRSLVKELLKDLESFETKVVRSFIRIKSDPNDYLQKNSYQLLQITGIKKSSGVEGEIRLRASGYIKDITINMLSDDNFSEEECEDLHRRVKDGLLKRPTVVDLEEKAKVLHEDITKHWLANELVILQNLIDRANEKGWRRELDEYLEKREKLNRPEEQKRLLQEIPKVITENLESESTTPDVRDKKLRSGFAAINPSNIKLVYLKRSLVEELLQDRESFEAKVVKSFIRIKSDPNDYLQKNSHQLLQITDCLEGIKRSRVDGEICLKASGYIKDISINMLSDNNFSEAECEDLHKRVKDGLLKRLTIVDLEEKARVLHLDITKHWLANELALLQNQIDLANEKGYLLKREKLENPEEQERLLHEIPVVIAENQESESTTPEVPNKKLKTSFHEFSETSSYTTASSATGVREAVADNFADDFSDEEEWLFQVTIG; encoded by the exons ATGGATGCTAATACCCGTATATTGATTTACATTTCTTCCGACACTTCTGCAG ATAACTCTGGACAATCCGATGAGGATCTTCAGTTTGACTCAGAAGACCACTTTTTAGATAACTGTGGACAATCCGATGAGGATCTTCAGTTTGACTCAGAAGACCACTTTTTAGATAATTTTGGACAATCCGATGAGGATCTTCTGTTTGACTCTGAAGATGATGAGTATGCATGTGAAACCTCCAAACTAGTGCCTTCAGAGAGGAAGAGCCTGCCGAGGAAACATGTCATAGAAAAACCAAAAAGTTGTTTTGCCGCTATCAATCACTCTAACATTAAGCTTGTTTATTTAAAGAGGAGTCTAGTTAAGGAACTTTTAAAGGACCTTGAATCTTTTGAGACCAAAGTGGTTAGAAGCTTCATTAGAATCAAGAGTGACCCAAATGACTACCTTCAGAAAAATTCATACCAACTTTTGCAAATAACAG GCATAAAAAAGAGCTCAGGAGTGGAAGGGGAAATTCGCTTGCGAGCTTCTGGGTATATTAAAGACATCACCATTAATATGTTATCAGATGATAACTTCTCTGAG GAGGAGTGTGAGGATTTACATAGAAGAGTAAAAGACGGCTTACTCAAGAGACCTACTGTT GTGGATTTGGAGGAAAAGGCTAAAGTGTTGCATGAAGATATCACTAAACAC TGGCTTGCAAATGAACTTGTCATATTACAAAATCTTATTGATCGGGCAAATGAAAAGGGCTGGCGAAGAGA ATTGGACGAGTACTTGGAAAAAAGGGAGAAGCTTAATAGGCCGGAGGAACAGAAACGGTTATTGCAAGAAATTCCTAAAGTTATTACAGAAAATTTAGAATCAGAATCTACGACACCGGATGTTCGAGATAAAAAACTAAGAAGCGGTTTTGCTGCTATTAATCCTTCCAATATCAAGCTTGTTTACTTAAAGAGGAGTTTAGTCGAGGAACTTTTACAAGACCGTGAATCTTTTGAGGCCAAAGTAGTTAAAAGCTTCATAAGAATCAAGAGTGACCCTAATGACTATCTTCAAAAAAACTCACATCAGCTTCTGCAAATAACAG ACTGCTTAGAAG GTATAAAGAGATCAAGAGTGGATGGGGAAATTTGCTTGAAAGCTTCTGGTTACATTAAAGATATCAGCATTAACATGCTTTCAGATAATAATTTTTCTGAG GCTGAGTGCGAGGATTTGCACAAACGAGTAAAAGACGGTTTACTCAAGAGACTTACGATT GTGGATTTGGAGGAAAAGGCTCGAGTATTGCATCTGGACATCACTAAACAT TGGCTAGCAAACGAACTTGCTCTACTACAGAATCAAATTGACTTAGCAAATGAAAAGG GATACCTACTAAAAAGGGAGAAGCTTGAGAATCCGGAGGAACAAGAACGGTTGTTGCATGAAATTCCTGTAGTTATTGCAGAAAATCAAGAGTCAGAATCTACAACACCAGAAGTTCCAAATAAGAAACTGAAAACCAGTTTCCATGAGTTTTCAGAGACTTCTTCCTATACAACAGCTTCATCAGCGACCGGGGTCCGAGAGGCAGTTGCGGATAATTTTGCAGATGATTTTTCAGATGAAGAAGAATGGTTATTCCAAGTTACTATAGGTTAA